One Candida dubliniensis CD36 chromosome 1, complete sequence genomic region harbors:
- a CDS encoding high-affinity glucose transporter, putative (Similar to C. albicans HGT2;~Similar to C. albicans HGT1): MSSKIERIFSGPALKINAYLDKLPKIYNVFFIASISTIAGMMFGFDISSMSAFIGSGPYMRFFDSPGSDIQGFITSSMALGSFFGSIASSFVSEPFGRRLSLLICAFFWMVGAAIQSSVQNRAQLIIGRIISGIGVGFGSAVAPVYGAELAPRKIRGFIGGMFQFFVTLGILIMFYISFGLGHINGVASFRIAWGIQIVPGLCLFLGCFFIPESPRWLAKQGQWEAAEEIVAKIQAHGDRENPDVLIEISEIKDQLLLEQSSKHIGYATLFTKKYLYRTFTAIFAQIWQQLTGMNVMMYYIVYIFQMAGYSGNSNLVASSIQYVINTCVTAPALYFIDKIGRRPLLIGGATMMMAFQFGLAGILGKYSVAWPDSGNDSVNIRIPLDNKSASKGAIACCYLFVASFAFTWGVGIWVYCAEIWGDNRVSQRGNAISTAANWILNFAIAMYTPSGFKNISWKTYIIYGVFCLAMGTHVYFGFPETKGKRLEEIGQMWEENIPAWRTRSWQPTIPIASDAELARKMEVEHQEDKLMNDDSNSESKENQV; the protein is encoded by the coding sequence ATGTCGTCCAAGATTGAAAGAATCTTTTCTGGACCTgctttaaaaattaatgCTTACTTGGATAAGCTCCCAAAAATTTACAATGTTTTCTTCATTGCTAGTATATCCACCATTGCTGGTATGATGTTTGGTTTTGATATTTCTTCTATGTCAGCCTTCATCGGTTCTGGTCCATATATGAGATTCTTTGATTCTCCAGGATCAGATATTCAAGGGTTTATTACTTCTTCCATGGCTTTAGGATCATTTTTCGGTTCGATTGCTTCTTCATTTGTTTCTGAACCTTTCGGTAGAAGATTATCATTGTTAATCTGTGCCTTCTTCTGGATGGTCGGTGCTGCTATTCAATCCTCAGTTCAAAATCGTGCTCAATTAATCATTGGTAGAATTATTTCCGGtattggtgttggtttTGGTTCTGCTGTTGCCCCTGTCTATGGTGCTGAATTGGCCCCAAGAAAAATTAGAGGTTTCATTGGTGGTATGTTCCAATTCTTTGTCACTTTGGGTATATTAATTATGTTCTATATCTCATTTGGTTTAGGTCACATTAATGGTGTTGCTTCTTTCAGAATTGCTTGGGGTATTCAAATTGTTCCTGGTCTTTGTTTATTCTTGGGTTGTTTCTTTATCCCAGAATCTCCTCGTTGGTTGGCTAAACAAGGTCAATGGGAAGCCGctgaagaaattgttgcCAAGATTCAAGCTCATGGTGATCGTGAAAACCCCGATGTTTTGATTGAAATTTCTGAAATCAAAgatcaattattgttaGAACAATCAAGCAAGCATATTGGATATGCTACTTTGTTTACCaaaaaatatctttataGAACATTTACTGCTATTTTTGCACAAATTTGGCAACAGTTGACTGGTATGAACGTTATGATGTACTATATCGTTTATATTTTCCAAATGGCAGGTTATTCCGGTAACAGTAACTTGGTTGCTTCTTCTATTCAATATGTTATAAACACTTGTGTTACTGCCCCAGCTTTATACTTCATTGATAAGATTGGTAGAAGACCATTATTAATCGGTGGTGCTACCATGATGATGGCTTTCCAATTCGGTCTTGCTGGTATCTTAGGTAAGTATTCTGTTGCTTGGCCAGATAGTGGTAACGACTCAGTCAACATCAGAATTCCACTTGATAACAAATCTGCTTCTAAAGGTGCCATTGCTTGTTGTTACTTGTTCGTCGCTTCCTTTGCCTTTACTTGGGGGGTTGGTATTTGGGTCTATTGTGCTGAAATCTGGGGTGATAACAGAGTTTCTCAACGTGGTAATGCCATTTCCACTGCTGCCAACTGGATTTTGAATTTCGCTATTGCCATGTATACCCCATCTGgtttcaaaaatattagTTGGAAAACATATATCATTTATGGTGTATTCTGTTTAGCCATGGGTACCCATGTCTACTTTGGATTCCCAGAAACCAAGGGTAAAAGATTGGAAGAAATTGGTCAAATGTGGGAAGAAAATATTCCTGCTTGGAGAACAAGATCTTGGCAACCAACTATTCCTATTGCTTCAGATGCTGAATTGGCAAGAAAGATGGAAGTTGAACATCAAGAAGACAAATTGATGAATGATGATTCCAACTCAGAAtctaaagaaaatcaagtttaa